From a region of the Hominilimicola fabiformis genome:
- a CDS encoding DUF6171 family protein, whose amino-acid sequence MAKCKRCRLKTVLSEDDIQKMVEQVTSMKSVRLVSSDVYKNRFDICQNCDDFMYGSTCGVCGCVMQVRARLSDGKCPKKKW is encoded by the coding sequence ATGGCAAAATGTAAACGGTGCAGATTAAAAACCGTTCTTTCCGAAGACGATATTCAAAAAATGGTTGAGCAAGTCACTTCAATGAAAAGTGTACGGCTTGTAAGCAGTGATGTATATAAAAACAGATTTGATATTTGTCAAAACTGCGATGATTTTATGTACGGCTCAACGTGCGGTGTATGCGGCTGTGTTATGCAGGTAAGAGCGAGATTATCGGACGGCAAATGTCCGAAGAAAAAGTGGTAA
- a CDS encoding cysteine hydrolase family protein, whose translation MKRLLIVVDYQNDFVCGSLGFDKAKELEKGILEKIAEYQNDEIIYTLDTHFDDYLTTAEGKSLPVPHCIKGTGGHKLYGGLADALKGKLCFEKNTFPSLEMAKYLEGKDFDTIELCGLVSNICVLSNAVMAKSACPNSEIIVDSSLTAAADEEMHQKSLDVMKGLFIKVL comes from the coding sequence ATGAAACGATTACTTATAGTAGTAGATTACCAAAACGATTTTGTATGCGGAAGTCTTGGTTTTGACAAGGCAAAAGAGCTTGAAAAAGGCATTTTAGAAAAAATCGCCGAATACCAAAATGACGAAATAATATATACTTTAGACACTCATTTTGACGACTATCTCACCACAGCAGAGGGTAAAAGTCTGCCTGTTCCCCATTGCATTAAAGGAACCGGCGGTCACAAGCTTTACGGCGGATTAGCCGACGCTTTAAAAGGCAAGCTATGTTTTGAAAAAAATACATTCCCGTCGCTTGAAATGGCAAAGTATCTTGAGGGCAAAGACTTCGATACAATAGAGCTTTGCGGACTTGTGAGCAACATATGCGTACTTTCAAATGCCGTTATGGCAAAATCGGCTTGTCCGAATTCCGAAATAATTGTCGACTCATCTCTTACCGCCGCGGCAGACGAAGAAATGCATCAAAAATCACTTGACGTTATGAAAGGTTTATTCATAAAAGTACTTTAA
- a CDS encoding ComF family protein produces MSKYICVFCDERKKSDTAHLINGKIGICRHCFENLDKTAYASPYQGTEHIAFTMSPFEYTKSMRKVILDLKFSNCKAYAKLLADMMKNYLDSYDIWDTFDYIVPVPLHKKRLKERGYNQSELIAKEVAEYLKIPMRTDLLIRTKATKKQSSLVRTERVTNVQSAFKCTEKCDGKKILLFDDIYTTGNTAQSCARELANNGAEQICALTLAIHVQIKLPIIAY; encoded by the coding sequence ATGAGTAAATATATTTGTGTATTTTGTGACGAACGAAAAAAGAGCGACACCGCTCACCTTATAAACGGTAAAATCGGCATATGCCGACACTGTTTTGAAAATCTTGACAAAACGGCATACGCCTCACCTTATCAAGGTACGGAACATATCGCTTTCACAATGTCGCCCTTTGAATACACAAAAAGTATGCGTAAAGTTATACTTGATTTAAAATTCTCAAATTGCAAAGCCTATGCAAAATTACTTGCCGATATGATGAAAAATTATCTTGATTCATATGATATATGGGATACATTTGATTATATCGTTCCGGTTCCTCTGCACAAGAAACGTTTAAAGGAACGCGGTTACAATCAATCCGAACTTATAGCAAAAGAAGTTGCGGAGTATTTAAAAATACCTATGCGTACAGATTTGCTTATCCGCACAAAAGCAACTAAAAAGCAAAGTTCACTTGTACGAACGGAACGTGTTACAAATGTTCAGAGTGCATTCAAATGCACAGAAAAATGTGACGGTAAGAAAATATTGCTTTTTGACGATATTTACACCACAGGAAACACTGCTCAGTCTTGTGCAAGAGAATTGGCGAATAACGGTGCTGAACAAATATGTGCTTTGACGCTTGCAATTCACGTTCAAATAAAATTACCTATAATTGCGTATTAA
- a CDS encoding spore coat associated protein CotJA, translating into MSESNKPSCPYPKCGCVGYGYVPVQEMEEVYDDCTGLMQGTIFPELDLNMCEYGKVCKQWGGGM; encoded by the coding sequence ATGTCAGAATCAAATAAACCGAGCTGCCCTTATCCGAAGTGCGGTTGTGTCGGCTACGGTTATGTTCCTGTGCAGGAAATGGAAGAAGTTTATGATGATTGTACAGGGCTTATGCAAGGTACGATATTCCCTGAACTTGATTTGAATATGTGTGAATACGGTAAGGTTTGTAAACAGTGGGGAGGCGGTATGTGA
- a CDS encoding alpha-N-arabinofuranosidase, with protein MAKAIINTARNQGKISKYIYGQFAEHLGRCIYEGLYVDENSDIPNKNGMRCDVVNALKELEIPVLRWPGGCFADDYHWRDGIGEKSQRPYMVNTNWGGVVENNHFGTHEFFELCEQLGTEPYICGNVGSGTVQEMRDWVEYMTFDGDSPLANERRKNGREKPWKLKFFGVGNENWGCGGNMRPEYYADLYKRYATFIRNYGDEPIYKIAGGPNVDDTRWMETLMQNIRHITEGISLHNYTFESAWENKGSATEFDNDGWYKLMANAMKMDKVINVHTAIMDRYDPEKKIDLIVDEWGNWFDVEIGTNPGFLYQQNTMRDVISGMLILHVFHKHNDRVKMANIAQMVNVLQAMILTDGEKMVLTPTYHLFRMMKGHMDGERVDVDYDCEEQEINGLKFPKISISASKKNGEMTVSICNTSLNSDEDMELDLRDGEFSVADGEILVSEHMNDCNTFDAPNTVEPKKFDVSLENGKLSFKLPKMSACVITLK; from the coding sequence ATGGCAAAAGCAATAATAAATACAGCAAGAAATCAAGGAAAGATAAGCAAATATATTTACGGTCAATTTGCCGAACATCTTGGCAGATGTATATATGAAGGATTATATGTTGATGAAAATTCGGACATACCTAACAAGAACGGTATGCGTTGTGATGTTGTAAACGCTTTAAAGGAGCTTGAAATACCGGTATTGCGTTGGCCGGGCGGTTGTTTTGCGGACGACTATCACTGGCGTGACGGTATCGGCGAAAAATCACAGCGTCCTTATATGGTTAATACAAATTGGGGCGGTGTTGTCGAAAACAACCACTTCGGTACACACGAATTTTTTGAGCTTTGCGAACAGCTCGGAACAGAGCCGTACATATGCGGAAATGTCGGCAGCGGTACTGTACAGGAAATGCGTGACTGGGTTGAATATATGACATTTGACGGTGATTCACCGCTTGCAAACGAACGCCGTAAAAACGGCCGCGAAAAGCCTTGGAAGTTAAAATTCTTCGGTGTCGGCAATGAAAACTGGGGTTGCGGCGGTAATATGCGTCCCGAATATTACGCCGACCTATACAAGAGATATGCAACATTTATAAGAAACTACGGCGATGAGCCAATCTACAAAATTGCAGGCGGTCCGAATGTTGACGATACTCGTTGGATGGAAACATTAATGCAGAATATCCGTCATATAACAGAGGGTATTTCTCTGCACAACTATACTTTTGAAAGTGCTTGGGAAAACAAAGGCAGTGCAACCGAATTTGACAATGACGGTTGGTATAAACTTATGGCTAACGCTATGAAGATGGACAAAGTTATAAACGTTCACACTGCAATTATGGACAGATACGATCCGGAAAAGAAAATCGACCTTATCGTAGACGAATGGGGCAACTGGTTTGATGTTGAAATTGGAACTAATCCGGGATTTTTATATCAGCAGAATACTATGCGTGACGTTATAAGCGGTATGCTTATACTTCACGTTTTCCACAAGCACAACGACCGTGTTAAGATGGCTAACATTGCACAGATGGTGAACGTACTTCAGGCAATGATTCTTACGGACGGTGAAAAAATGGTGCTTACACCTACATATCACTTGTTCAGAATGATGAAAGGTCATATGGACGGCGAAAGAGTTGACGTTGACTATGACTGTGAAGAACAGGAAATCAACGGCTTGAAGTTCCCTAAAATCAGCATTTCCGCTTCAAAGAAAAACGGTGAAATGACTGTTTCAATCTGCAACACAAGTCTTAACAGTGACGAAGATATGGAGCTTGATTTGCGTGACGGTGAATTTTCTGTTGCAGACGGAGAAATTCTTGTATCGGAGCATATGAACGACTGCAACACATTTGACGCACCGAACACAGTTGAGCCGAAAAAGTTTGATGTATCACTTGAAAACGGTAAACTTTCATTCAAGCTGCCTAAAATGAGTGCTTGTGTAATAACATTAAAGTAA
- the sleB gene encoding spore cortex-lytic enzyme encodes MKHISKRISVILLSTVICCVFCESTVFALSKIGSRGQEVTNIQTRLKSWGYYSGNIDGIYGWRTANAVKEFQRKNGLTADGISGPATLSKIGLPTGSSSSSYSNDTTLLAMVINGEARGESYEGQVAVGAVVLNRVRHSSFPNTIAGVVYQPGAFTAVDDGQINKAIQSSCYNAARDALNGWDPTGGAIYYYNPSTATSSWIRTRPIIKTIGKHVFCK; translated from the coding sequence ATGAAACATATATCTAAACGAATATCGGTAATTTTATTGTCAACAGTAATATGTTGTGTGTTTTGCGAAAGTACCGTTTTCGCATTGTCAAAGATAGGCTCGCGAGGTCAGGAAGTCACAAATATTCAAACAAGGCTTAAGTCTTGGGGATATTACAGCGGAAATATTGACGGAATATACGGTTGGCGTACCGCCAATGCGGTGAAAGAATTTCAGCGTAAGAACGGTCTTACCGCCGACGGTATCTCAGGTCCCGCAACACTTTCAAAAATAGGTTTGCCGACAGGCTCATCATCAAGTTCATATTCTAATGATACAACACTTCTTGCAATGGTTATAAATGGTGAAGCAAGAGGTGAAAGCTATGAGGGGCAAGTGGCAGTAGGTGCTGTTGTTTTAAACCGCGTACGTCATTCCTCGTTTCCGAACACAATCGCAGGAGTTGTATATCAACCCGGTGCATTTACCGCCGTTGACGACGGACAGATTAACAAAGCGATACAATCATCTTGCTATAATGCCGCGCGTGACGCTTTGAACGGCTGGGATCCGACAGGCGGTGCAATATATTACTACAACCCATCCACAGCAACAAGTTCATGGATCCGTACAAGACCTATTATTAAAACTATCGGAAAACACGTTTTCTGTAAATAA
- a CDS encoding recombinase family protein — MQYCLYLRKSRADSEAEALGEGETLARHEKALLDLAKKLNLNITAIYREIVSGETIAARPVMQQLLQEVEQGIWDGVLVMEVERLARGDTIDQGIVAQTFKFSDTKIITPIKTYNPNNEFDEEYFEFGLFMSRREYKTINRRLQRGRMASVKDGKYVANKAPYGYNRIRIENDKGWTLEINKEEADVVRLIFELYTVGEKQSDNTFNRLGTGFIAKRLNTMKVSPKRGKVWVVASIRDILINPVYIGMIRWNWRPQQKKMIDGQLHISRPRATDYMLCKGLHPPIISKETFDIAQDLMQHNPARPIGEKNTVKNSLSGIVVCGDCGRHMVRRPHTKYPDMLICSEPTCNNVGSQLRVVEERILQSLKEWLGEYKISWDITSPPVERISQVSIKKKALQKEQHELDTLNKQISKTHDLLEQGIYTTDVFLERSRALSLRMDEVKEHIAILDKELKTEITREDSAVNIIPKVEKLLEVYHDLPSPKAKNDMLKDVLEKVVYTKKERSKKGNLDNFNITIYPKIPKYIT; from the coding sequence ATGCAATATTGTTTATATCTAAGAAAATCTCGTGCCGACAGTGAAGCAGAAGCACTAGGTGAGGGCGAAACATTGGCTCGTCATGAGAAAGCATTATTGGACCTTGCGAAAAAACTTAATTTAAACATCACTGCTATTTATCGTGAAATTGTTTCCGGTGAAACTATTGCCGCCCGTCCTGTTATGCAACAATTACTGCAGGAGGTAGAGCAAGGCATATGGGACGGTGTATTGGTTATGGAGGTAGAGCGTCTGGCAAGAGGTGACACCATAGACCAAGGTATTGTTGCTCAAACATTCAAATTTAGCGATACAAAAATAATTACTCCAATAAAAACCTACAATCCGAACAACGAATTTGACGAGGAATATTTTGAATTTGGTTTGTTTATGTCACGCCGTGAATATAAAACAATTAATCGACGTTTACAACGTGGCCGAATGGCTTCAGTAAAAGACGGAAAATATGTTGCCAATAAAGCACCGTACGGATACAATCGGATCCGTATTGAAAACGATAAAGGCTGGACTCTTGAGATTAACAAGGAAGAGGCTGATGTTGTCCGATTGATTTTTGAATTATATACTGTCGGTGAAAAACAATCGGATAATACATTTAATAGGCTGGGCACAGGTTTTATTGCCAAACGTCTTAATACAATGAAAGTGTCACCAAAGCGAGGCAAAGTATGGGTAGTAGCATCTATTCGTGATATATTAATCAATCCGGTATATATAGGTATGATTCGCTGGAACTGGCGACCACAACAAAAAAAGATGATAGACGGTCAACTCCATATTTCACGACCGCGGGCAACAGATTATATGCTTTGCAAAGGATTGCATCCACCTATTATATCCAAAGAAACATTCGACATAGCTCAAGACTTAATGCAGCATAACCCTGCACGTCCTATCGGCGAAAAAAATACAGTAAAAAACTCATTGAGCGGCATTGTTGTGTGTGGTGATTGCGGACGGCATATGGTTAGACGACCGCATACAAAATACCCCGATATGTTAATTTGCAGTGAACCGACTTGTAACAACGTAGGCTCACAGTTACGAGTTGTCGAAGAACGTATTCTTCAATCCCTTAAAGAATGGTTAGGAGAATATAAAATATCATGGGATATAACTTCACCCCCTGTTGAACGAATTTCCCAGGTTTCCATAAAGAAAAAAGCATTACAAAAAGAACAACACGAACTTGATACATTAAATAAGCAAATAAGCAAAACACATGACCTATTGGAGCAAGGCATATACACCACTGATGTATTTCTTGAACGTTCACGAGCCTTATCCCTGCGAATGGACGAAGTTAAAGAACATATCGCCATATTAGATAAAGAACTTAAGACCGAAATCACCCGCGAAGACAGTGCTGTCAATATAATCCCCAAAGTAGAAAAACTGCTTGAGGTTTATCATGACTTGCCTTCCCCAAAAGCAAAAAATGATATGCTGAAAGATGTTCTTGAAAAAGTTGTCTATACAAAAAAAGAACGTTCAAAAAAAGGCAACCTTGATAATTTCAATATCACAATTTATCCGAAAATTCCGAAATATATTACATAA
- a CDS encoding spore coat protein CotJB has protein sequence MECSRVEMLKKIQCSNFAAYDMLLYLDTHSDDKKAFRMFQALVKKTKELKCEYEEKFGPLNQFSTAMQDKFNWLDNPWPWEKEDNK, from the coding sequence ATGGAATGTTCAAGAGTTGAAATGCTGAAAAAAATTCAGTGCAGTAATTTTGCCGCTTATGATATGCTTTTGTATCTTGATACCCATTCGGACGATAAAAAGGCATTCAGAATGTTTCAGGCACTTGTTAAGAAAACCAAGGAATTGAAATGTGAATATGAAGAAAAATTCGGCCCGCTAAACCAGTTTTCAACCGCTATGCAGGATAAGTTTAACTGGCTTGATAATCCGTGGCCGTGGGAAAAGGAGGATAATAAGTAA